One stretch of Candidatus Effluviviaceae Genus I sp. DNA includes these proteins:
- the kdsA gene encoding 3-deoxy-8-phosphooctulonate synthase, which produces MPQRTVRIGDVEVGAGRGLALIAGPCAIESEELTLGVAEALVRIAADLGVPLVFKSSYLKDNRMSPGAFAGPGLEEGLRILERVKREFGVPVISDVHEREEVGHAARVLDALQIPAFLCRQTRLLEAACATGLPLNIKKGQFMAPEDMRHIVAKAAAAGSHRVMLTERGASFGYHDLVVDMRSIGTMRGFGCPVVFDATHSVQRPGSAGGTSGGSPEFVPLLARAACAAGCDALFVETHPDPSSALSDALSMVPLSELPGVLEGAVAVAKAVRQGKGLGA; this is translated from the coding sequence ATGCCGCAGCGCACCGTTCGCATCGGCGACGTGGAGGTCGGAGCGGGGAGGGGCCTGGCGCTCATCGCCGGGCCCTGCGCGATCGAGAGCGAGGAGCTCACGCTCGGCGTCGCGGAGGCGCTCGTGCGGATCGCGGCGGACCTCGGCGTCCCGCTCGTCTTCAAGTCGTCCTACCTGAAGGACAATCGCATGTCTCCCGGCGCGTTCGCGGGTCCGGGCCTGGAGGAGGGTCTGAGGATCCTCGAGCGCGTGAAGCGGGAGTTCGGCGTGCCCGTGATCTCGGATGTGCACGAGCGGGAGGAGGTCGGCCACGCCGCGCGGGTGCTGGACGCGCTGCAGATCCCGGCCTTCCTGTGCCGCCAGACGCGCCTGCTCGAGGCCGCGTGCGCGACGGGGCTTCCCCTGAACATCAAGAAGGGGCAGTTCATGGCGCCGGAGGACATGCGGCACATCGTGGCCAAGGCCGCCGCCGCTGGGAGCCACCGCGTGATGCTCACGGAGCGCGGCGCGTCGTTCGGCTATCACGACCTCGTCGTCGACATGCGCTCGATCGGGACCATGCGGGGGTTCGGATGCCCCGTGGTCTTCGACGCCACGCACAGCGTGCAGCGGCCGGGATCCGCGGGCGGAACGTCGGGCGGTTCGCCCGAGTTCGTGCCTCTGCTGGCGAGGGCCGCGTGCGCCGCGGGCTGCGACGCGCTCTTCGTCGAGACCCACCCGGATCCGTCGAGCGCCCTGTCCGACGCGCTGTCGATGGTCCCGCTCTCGGAGCTCCCGGGCGTCCTCGAGGGCGCCGTGGCCGTGGCGAAGGCCGTGCGGCAGGGGAAGGGGCTCGGAGCATGA
- a CDS encoding MBL fold metallo-hydrolase has protein sequence MRITWLGHASFLIETADGTRVITDPFEAGSYEGAVGYEPICERADIVTVSHEHADHNAVGCVTGGPEIVREAGERTVRGVTVRGVPSYHDDSRGRERGANTMFVIEADGLRVAHLGDLGHQLSADEAKAVGRVDVLLAPVGGHFTIGPEDAKRVVERLGARVVIPMHYKTDVLGFPIRPVDDFLKLMGRVERPGRRSLEVRSEDTAGETKVVVLDYC, from the coding sequence ATGAGGATCACGTGGCTCGGGCACGCGTCCTTTCTCATCGAGACCGCCGACGGGACCAGGGTGATCACGGATCCCTTCGAGGCCGGTTCGTATGAGGGAGCGGTGGGATACGAGCCGATCTGCGAGCGCGCGGACATCGTGACCGTGAGCCACGAGCATGCCGACCACAACGCCGTCGGCTGCGTGACGGGGGGACCCGAGATCGTGCGCGAAGCGGGCGAGCGCACGGTGCGCGGCGTGACCGTGCGCGGCGTGCCGTCGTACCACGACGACAGCAGAGGGCGCGAGCGGGGGGCGAACACGATGTTCGTCATCGAGGCGGACGGGCTGCGGGTCGCGCATCTCGGGGATCTCGGTCATCAGCTGTCCGCGGACGAGGCGAAGGCGGTCGGGCGCGTGGACGTGCTGCTCGCTCCGGTCGGGGGCCACTTCACGATCGGCCCGGAGGATGCGAAGCGCGTCGTCGAGCGCCTCGGGGCGCGGGTCGTGATCCCGATGCACTACAAGACCGACGTGCTCGGCTTTCCGATCCGTCCGGTGGACGACTTCCTGAAGCTCATGGGTCGGGTCGAGCGCCCGGGGCGCCGATCCCTGGAGGTCCGGTCCGAGGACACGGCCGGCGAGACCAAGGTCGTCGTGCTCGACTACTGCTGA
- the rplU gene encoding 50S ribosomal protein L21 gives MLEEDAVEYAIVRTGGLQYRVSAGETVRVPRVNADVGGTVELGEVLAVSRGGTLTVGTPLVENARVLAEVVAHGLGGKVLVFKKKRKKGYQVKKGHRQGFTEVRIRDISV, from the coding sequence ATGCTCGAGGAGGACGCTGTGGAATACGCGATTGTGAGGACAGGAGGTCTCCAGTACCGGGTGTCGGCGGGTGAGACGGTCCGCGTGCCCCGCGTCAACGCGGACGTCGGCGGAACCGTGGAGCTCGGGGAGGTGCTGGCGGTGTCGCGGGGGGGAACGCTCACGGTCGGGACGCCTCTCGTGGAGAACGCTCGGGTGCTTGCGGAGGTCGTGGCGCACGGGCTGGGCGGGAAGGTCCTCGTGTTCAAGAAGAAGCGGAAGAAGGGCTACCAGGTCAAGAAGGGGCACCGCCAGGGGTTCACGGAGGTTCGCATCAGGGACATCTCCGTCTAG
- the kdsB gene encoding 3-deoxy-manno-octulosonate cytidylyltransferase, translating into MARSLALCVVPARLGSSRFPGKVLAELAGKPLVRHAYERASAASLVGAVVVATDSPEVERAVARFGGRVVRVDVPCPTGSDRVAAAAKDLPGDLVVNLQADQPRIHPSDIDRVIGRLVSAPDLDMTTLAFRSEDPAGYASRDVVKVVTDGRGRALYFSRAGIPASRDASGTPWYFHHVGIYCFRRAALERFAALPQSDLERLESLEQLRALEDGMSIGVVLSDSGCAGVDRERDLDEAVRALASEGPRPGEGPGEDG; encoded by the coding sequence GTGGCGCGATCGCTGGCGCTCTGCGTGGTCCCCGCCCGGCTTGGATCGAGCCGGTTCCCAGGCAAAGTGCTGGCGGAGCTTGCCGGCAAACCCCTCGTCCGGCACGCGTACGAGCGGGCGTCGGCCGCATCGCTCGTGGGCGCGGTGGTCGTGGCCACGGACAGCCCCGAGGTCGAGCGGGCCGTCGCGCGCTTCGGCGGCCGCGTCGTGCGCGTTGACGTGCCCTGCCCGACCGGGAGCGACCGTGTGGCGGCCGCCGCGAAGGACCTCCCCGGCGATCTCGTGGTGAACCTCCAGGCGGACCAGCCGCGCATTCACCCGTCCGACATCGATCGCGTGATCGGTCGTCTCGTGAGCGCGCCGGATCTGGACATGACGACGCTTGCGTTCCGATCGGAGGACCCTGCGGGCTACGCAAGCAGGGACGTGGTCAAGGTCGTCACCGACGGTCGCGGGAGGGCCCTCTACTTCTCCCGTGCCGGGATACCAGCCTCGCGGGACGCCTCCGGAACACCTTGGTACTTCCACCACGTGGGCATATACTGCTTCCGCCGCGCGGCCTTGGAGCGCTTCGCGGCGCTTCCGCAGAGCGATCTTGAGCGGCTGGAGTCGCTCGAGCAGCTGCGTGCTCTGGAAGACGGGATGTCGATCGGGGTCGTGCTGTCGGACAGCGGATGCGCCGGCGTGGACAGGGAACGGGACCTCGACGAGGCCGTGCGGGCGCTGGCCTCGGAGGGGCCACGGCCCGGAGAGGGCCCAGGGGAGGACGGGTGA
- a CDS encoding HAD hydrolase family protein — MRPVERALALGIKLLVLDVDGVLTDGRLILGRAGEEIKAFSVKDGVGIKVAQFAGIEVAFLSARSSEIVMRRAEMLGVREVRQGKERKLPVVREMAAARGITLDEIAYVGDDVVDLEPVAEVGLGVAVADACADLLAAADRVTDAAGGCGAARETIEAILRARGDWTDAYRGYLAAARE, encoded by the coding sequence ATGAGGCCTGTCGAACGGGCGCTCGCGCTCGGGATCAAGCTGCTCGTGCTCGACGTGGACGGCGTGCTCACGGACGGCCGGCTCATCCTCGGGCGGGCCGGCGAGGAGATCAAGGCGTTCTCCGTGAAGGACGGCGTCGGCATCAAGGTCGCGCAGTTCGCCGGTATCGAGGTCGCCTTCCTGTCGGCGCGCTCGTCGGAGATCGTGATGCGGCGGGCCGAGATGCTCGGCGTGCGGGAGGTGCGACAGGGCAAGGAGCGCAAGCTCCCCGTCGTGCGCGAGATGGCGGCCGCGAGGGGCATCACGCTCGATGAGATCGCCTACGTCGGCGACGATGTGGTGGATCTGGAGCCGGTCGCTGAGGTCGGCCTCGGCGTGGCCGTCGCGGACGCCTGCGCGGACCTCCTTGCGGCGGCGGACCGCGTGACGGATGCCGCCGGCGGCTGCGGCGCCGCGCGCGAGACCATAGAGGCCATCCTCAGGGCGCGGGGCGACTGGACGGACGCGTACCGCGGCTATCTGGCGGCGGCGCGCGAGTAG
- a CDS encoding CTP synthase has protein sequence MRRRGQGTGPRRGRAGAGLGGATARRGPRGGRVNERSAATKYIFVTGGVVSALGKGIASASLGYLLKNRGLGVTLQKCDPYLNVDPGTMSPFQHGEVFVTDDGAETDLDLGHYERFLDRALSRDNNVTAGQVYEAVIAHERKGTYLGGTVQVIPHVTNEIKARITSLSRGPDTDAVIAEIGGTVGDIESLPFLEAIRQMRLELGVENTLFIHLTLVPFIRSAGELKTKPTQHSVRALRDIGIQPDILLCRAERSLDADLKRKIALFCNVEVEAVIDAVDVASIYEVPLRFHADGLDELVLRKLRVDARAADLAPLERLVSRVTSPSREVTIAVCGKYTGLKDAYKSIIEAFVHAGAENDARVHLAWVDAEEIEKRGSGDELLAGCSGILVPGGFGVRGIEGKALAAGYARRNGVPYLGICLGMECAVIEFARNVCGLARANSAEFDAETPDPVIDLMPEQKKVINMGGTMRLGAYECRLEPRSKARAAYGADAVRERHRHRYEYNGRYRETFESKGLVASGINPATGLVEIVEIAGHPWFVACQFHPEFLSRPGRAHPLFREFVRAALARER, from the coding sequence ATGCGCCGGCGTGGACAGGGAACGGGACCTCGACGAGGCCGTGCGGGCGCTGGCCTCGGAGGGGCCACGGCCCGGAGAGGGCCCAGGGGAGGACGGGTGAACGAACGCAGCGCCGCAACGAAGTACATCTTCGTCACCGGGGGCGTGGTGTCCGCCCTGGGGAAGGGCATCGCGTCCGCGTCGCTCGGCTATCTGCTGAAGAACCGCGGGCTCGGAGTCACGCTCCAGAAGTGCGACCCGTACCTCAATGTGGACCCCGGCACGATGAGCCCGTTCCAGCACGGAGAGGTCTTCGTCACGGACGACGGCGCCGAGACCGATCTCGACCTGGGCCACTACGAGCGGTTCCTCGACCGCGCGCTGTCGCGCGACAACAACGTGACGGCGGGACAGGTGTACGAGGCGGTCATCGCGCACGAGCGCAAGGGCACGTATCTCGGCGGAACCGTCCAGGTCATCCCTCACGTAACCAACGAGATCAAGGCGAGGATCACGTCGCTGTCGCGCGGCCCCGACACGGACGCGGTGATCGCGGAGATCGGCGGCACGGTCGGCGACATCGAGAGTCTGCCGTTCCTCGAGGCCATCAGGCAGATGCGTCTCGAGCTGGGCGTCGAGAACACCCTCTTCATCCACCTGACGCTCGTGCCCTTCATCAGGAGCGCCGGGGAGCTCAAGACGAAACCGACCCAGCACAGCGTGCGGGCGCTGCGCGACATCGGCATCCAACCGGACATCCTGCTGTGCCGCGCCGAGCGGTCGCTGGACGCCGATCTGAAACGGAAGATCGCGCTCTTCTGCAACGTGGAGGTCGAGGCCGTCATCGACGCGGTGGACGTGGCGTCGATCTACGAGGTGCCGCTGCGGTTCCACGCGGACGGGCTGGACGAGCTCGTGCTGAGGAAGCTCCGCGTTGACGCTCGCGCCGCGGACCTCGCGCCGCTCGAGCGCCTTGTTTCGCGCGTCACGAGCCCGTCGCGCGAGGTGACGATCGCCGTCTGCGGCAAGTACACGGGGCTCAAGGACGCGTACAAGAGCATCATCGAGGCGTTCGTGCACGCCGGGGCCGAGAACGATGCGCGCGTCCATCTGGCCTGGGTGGACGCCGAGGAGATCGAGAAGAGGGGAAGCGGGGACGAGCTGCTCGCGGGCTGCAGCGGCATCCTCGTTCCGGGAGGCTTCGGAGTTCGCGGGATCGAGGGCAAGGCCCTGGCGGCCGGCTACGCGCGGCGAAACGGCGTCCCGTATCTGGGGATCTGCCTCGGCATGGAGTGCGCGGTCATCGAGTTCGCGCGGAACGTGTGCGGGCTTGCGCGCGCGAATTCGGCGGAGTTCGACGCGGAGACCCCGGATCCCGTGATCGACCTCATGCCCGAGCAGAAGAAGGTCATCAACATGGGCGGCACGATGCGTCTCGGCGCCTACGAGTGCCGTCTGGAGCCGCGGTCGAAGGCCCGCGCGGCATACGGCGCCGACGCGGTGAGGGAGCGGCACCGGCATCGCTACGAGTACAACGGCCGGTACCGCGAGACCTTCGAGTCCAAGGGACTGGTGGCGTCGGGGATCAACCCGGCGACCGGGCTCGTCGAGATCGTGGAGATCGCCGGGCACCCGTGGTTCGTCGCGTGTCAGTTCCACCCCGAGTTCCTGTCGAGGCCGGGGCGCGCGCACCCGCTCTTCCGGGAGTTCGTGCGGGCCGCGCTGGCCCGGGAGCGTTGA
- the rpmA gene encoding 50S ribosomal protein L27, with amino-acid sequence MAHKKGVGSSRNGRDSHSQRLGVKRYGGEAVRAGTIILKQRGTKIYPGRNVGRGGDDTLFALKDGQVKFERWGRDRKRVSVV; translated from the coding sequence GTGGCACACAAGAAGGGCGTTGGAAGTTCACGAAACGGTCGCGACTCCCACTCGCAGCGGCTCGGCGTGAAGCGCTACGGCGGTGAGGCCGTGCGCGCGGGCACGATCATCCTCAAGCAGCGCGGAACGAAGATCTACCCGGGTCGGAACGTCGGCCGCGGAGGCGACGACACCCTCTTCGCGCTGAAGGACGGGCAGGTCAAGTTCGAGCGATGGGGACGGGACCGGAAGCGCGTCAGCGTCGTGTAG
- a CDS encoding RNA-binding protein, which translates to MKKIYVGNLPYTASENEIRDLFTRFGTVHSVNVINDRDTGRPRGFGFVQMDDKEADAAISALDGQDFGGRTLRVNEAREREGRGAGGGRDRDSRRSW; encoded by the coding sequence TTGAAGAAGATCTACGTGGGCAATCTGCCCTACACTGCATCCGAGAACGAGATCCGGGACCTGTTCACGCGGTTCGGCACCGTGCACTCCGTGAACGTGATCAACGACCGCGACACGGGACGGCCCAGGGGCTTCGGCTTCGTCCAGATGGACGACAAGGAAGCGGACGCTGCCATCAGCGCCCTGGACGGTCAGGACTTCGGAGGCCGTACGCTCCGCGTGAACGAGGCGAGAGAGCGCGAGGGGCGCGGCGCCGGAGGGGGCCGCGACAGGGACTCGAGGCGCAGCTGGTAG
- a CDS encoding PAS domain S-box protein has translation MPQTPSSVLTHIGQGLAERFPPHVLVLALLGVLLVSITASASLRRRVQQKADQLRRQLDEHARTEQALRESEEKYRLVVENANEAVVVIQEGHIAFANRVASTVLGHTRESLQGMAFAELVHPDDRDEALGRLRRRLIGEAVADPRTMRFLDAGGATLWVELSGVVISWQGRPGVLYFATDITERRRGEEIVRTESELFRALSGPMSLAQGLDLCLEAARVVSGLDAGGIYLLNEDTGSLELARHFGLSEGFTTAAGRYGPDAPETQVVLGGEPVYGRYETVTAPDDTKNESEGLRALAVVPILHEGRVLGCMNMGSHDAESVPEDARNALEGIAARISGAIAAKRAELGVRENRRFLQSVFDSIRDGITVLDCDHNILRVNSWVEELYGARGPLVGRKCYEVFVDRDAPCPWCPCTRAAQSGDRRTEVMPYPGASGASRWMEISAFPLRDDENNVVAVIKHMRDITARRQADKVQSVLFQISQAVHSSGGLAELLEAIHYQLGRLIDTTNFYVALYDEGSDTYSFPYLVDEYREEFTIPPPQALKKSLTDYVRRTGKPILIDEAKHQELEGAGEVELIGRPSPLWLGVPLRTSQKVIGVVVVQSYGDATLYSAKDLELLSFVAENIAVGIERKWNEDERQKLEAQVQHAQKLESLGVLAGGIAHDFNNLLTGILGNADLALLTLPPESSALHSVREIKKTAERAADLSRQMLAYSGRGSFLIETINLNDVVGEMGGLLEVSISKRATLVYELCDNIPPVVADTTQIRQVIMNLLTNASDALGDKDGVIRVRTGVKYCDRACLGETYLDDELPDGEYVYLEVEDSGCGMDEGTIQRIFDPFFTTKFTGRGLGLAAALGIIRGHRGAVEVASQIGVGTTFRVLLPRGERAVQRPAAQAAARADAPVGGTVLLVDDEQAVRDVAGRMLEQAGFTVLRASDGDEAVTMFSDRKDEIGCVLLDLTMPRKGGEETFRELRSLRPDVRVVISSGYSEEEVAQRFAGEDVAGFVQKPYLYSTLIQRVGEAVVGAREGGAAGDGVGRC, from the coding sequence GTGCCGCAGACACCTTCCTCAGTCCTCACGCACATCGGCCAGGGGCTGGCCGAGCGCTTCCCGCCGCATGTCCTGGTGCTCGCTCTGCTGGGCGTGCTCTTGGTCTCGATCACCGCATCAGCGTCCTTGCGGCGGCGCGTACAGCAGAAGGCGGATCAGCTCCGCCGGCAGCTCGACGAGCACGCGCGCACGGAGCAGGCGCTCCGTGAGTCCGAGGAGAAGTACCGGCTCGTCGTCGAGAACGCCAACGAGGCGGTGGTCGTCATCCAGGAAGGCCACATCGCCTTCGCCAACCGCGTGGCCTCGACGGTGCTGGGGCACACGCGCGAGTCCCTGCAGGGCATGGCGTTCGCGGAGCTCGTGCATCCCGACGACAGAGACGAAGCGCTTGGCAGGCTCCGCAGGCGGCTCATCGGTGAGGCCGTGGCCGATCCGCGGACGATGCGGTTCCTCGACGCCGGCGGTGCCACGCTGTGGGTCGAACTGAGCGGCGTCGTGATATCGTGGCAGGGCAGACCCGGCGTCCTGTACTTCGCCACGGACATCACCGAGAGGCGGCGCGGCGAGGAGATCGTCAGGACGGAAAGCGAGCTCTTCAGGGCGCTGAGCGGACCCATGAGCCTCGCGCAGGGGCTCGACCTGTGTCTCGAAGCGGCGCGGGTCGTGTCGGGGCTGGACGCCGGCGGCATCTACCTGCTCAACGAGGACACCGGGTCGCTCGAGCTCGCTCGGCATTTCGGCCTGTCCGAGGGCTTCACGACCGCCGCAGGGCGGTACGGGCCCGACGCCCCGGAGACGCAGGTCGTGCTCGGCGGGGAGCCGGTGTACGGGCGCTACGAGACGGTCACCGCGCCCGACGACACGAAGAACGAGAGCGAGGGACTGAGGGCACTGGCCGTCGTCCCGATCCTCCACGAAGGCCGGGTGCTCGGCTGCATGAACATGGGTTCCCACGACGCCGAGTCCGTGCCGGAGGACGCGCGGAACGCGCTCGAGGGCATCGCGGCGCGCATCAGTGGCGCCATCGCGGCGAAGCGGGCGGAGCTTGGGGTTCGCGAAAACCGCCGGTTCCTGCAGAGCGTGTTCGACAGCATCCGCGACGGGATCACGGTGCTCGACTGCGATCACAACATCCTCAGGGTCAACTCGTGGGTCGAGGAGCTGTACGGCGCCAGGGGGCCGCTGGTCGGCCGCAAGTGCTACGAGGTGTTCGTGGACAGGGACGCGCCGTGTCCCTGGTGCCCGTGCACGCGGGCCGCGCAGTCCGGCGACAGGCGGACCGAGGTCATGCCGTACCCCGGAGCCTCCGGCGCGTCGCGCTGGATGGAGATCTCAGCATTCCCCCTCAGGGACGACGAGAACAACGTCGTCGCGGTGATCAAGCACATGCGCGACATCACGGCGCGACGGCAGGCGGACAAGGTGCAGTCTGTCCTGTTCCAGATCTCCCAGGCCGTGCACTCCTCGGGCGGGCTCGCCGAGCTCCTGGAGGCCATCCACTACCAGCTCGGCCGGCTCATCGACACGACGAACTTCTACGTGGCGCTGTACGACGAAGGGAGCGACACGTACTCGTTCCCGTACCTTGTGGACGAGTACCGCGAGGAGTTCACGATCCCGCCGCCGCAGGCCCTCAAGAAGAGCCTGACCGACTACGTCAGGCGGACCGGCAAGCCGATCCTGATCGATGAGGCGAAGCACCAGGAGCTGGAGGGGGCCGGCGAAGTGGAACTCATCGGGCGGCCGTCGCCGCTGTGGCTGGGCGTCCCGCTCAGGACGTCGCAGAAGGTCATCGGCGTCGTGGTCGTGCAGAGCTACGGAGACGCGACGCTGTATTCCGCCAAGGACCTTGAGCTCCTGAGCTTCGTGGCGGAGAACATCGCCGTGGGTATCGAGCGCAAGTGGAACGAGGACGAGCGGCAGAAGCTCGAGGCGCAGGTGCAGCACGCGCAGAAGCTCGAGAGCCTCGGGGTGCTCGCGGGCGGGATCGCGCACGACTTCAACAACCTGCTGACGGGCATTCTCGGCAACGCCGACCTTGCGCTTCTCACGTTGCCGCCGGAGTCGTCAGCTCTTCACTCGGTCCGGGAGATCAAGAAGACGGCGGAGCGGGCGGCCGACCTGTCGCGGCAGATGCTGGCCTATTCGGGAAGGGGGAGCTTCCTCATCGAGACCATCAACCTCAATGACGTCGTCGGGGAGATGGGGGGCCTGCTTGAGGTGTCGATCTCGAAGCGGGCCACGCTCGTGTACGAGCTGTGCGACAACATCCCTCCGGTCGTGGCGGACACGACGCAGATCCGGCAGGTGATCATGAACCTGCTGACCAACGCCTCGGACGCGCTGGGAGACAAGGACGGCGTCATCCGCGTGCGCACGGGCGTGAAGTACTGCGACCGGGCGTGTCTCGGCGAGACCTACCTGGACGACGAGCTGCCCGACGGGGAGTACGTGTATCTGGAGGTCGAGGACTCCGGGTGCGGGATGGACGAGGGGACGATCCAGAGGATCTTCGATCCGTTCTTCACGACGAAGTTCACGGGGCGCGGCCTCGGGCTCGCCGCGGCGCTCGGGATCATCAGAGGGCACCGCGGCGCGGTCGAAGTCGCGAGCCAGATCGGCGTCGGGACCACCTTCCGCGTCCTGTTGCCCCGGGGTGAGCGGGCCGTTCAGCGCCCTGCCGCGCAGGCCGCGGCGCGCGCGGACGCGCCAGTCGGGGGGACGGTCCTGCTGGTCGACGACGAGCAGGCAGTGCGTGATGTCGCCGGACGCATGCTGGAGCAGGCGGGCTTCACGGTGCTCCGCGCGTCGGACGGCGACGAGGCGGTGACGATGTTCAGCGATAGGAAGGACGAGATCGGCTGCGTGCTGCTCGACCTGACGATGCCGAGGAAGGGCGGTGAGGAGACCTTCAGAGAGCTCCGGAGCCTCCGCCCGGATGTTCGGGTGGTCATCTCGAGCGGGTACAGCGAGGAGGAGGTGGCGCAGCGCTTCGCCGGCGAGGACGTCGCGGGGTTCGTTCAGAAGCCGTACCTGTACAGCACGCTGATTCAACGGGTGGGCGAGGCGGTGGTCGGTGCGCGAGAGGGTGGGGCGGCGGGCGACGGCGTCGGCCGCTGCTGA
- a CDS encoding DUF1028 domain-containing protein, producing MGAASAEAAEPVATYSIVGYDAATGDLGVAVQSKFFAVGSVVPWAKAGVGAIASQAFGNTTFGPRGLALLEQGVPVEDVIARLLESDEAAAQRQVGVVDALGASAAYTGARCMAWAGHESGPGFSAQGNILVSEATVKAMADAFRATEGVLGERMMRALEAGQEAGGDSRGMQSAAMLIVREKGGYGGYNDRYCDLRVDDHADPIAELRRIFNVWEEQALIYEGYRLCDEGAWEEAFARGREAVAMNPELGEPRYHLACYYSRGGLRGAALEELARAVELDPSLKSRALEDPDFEPLREDPGFLELTR from the coding sequence ATGGGCGCGGCGTCAGCGGAGGCGGCGGAGCCCGTCGCGACGTACTCCATCGTCGGTTACGACGCGGCCACCGGCGACCTCGGCGTGGCGGTGCAGTCGAAGTTCTTCGCCGTCGGGTCGGTCGTGCCGTGGGCGAAGGCCGGCGTCGGGGCGATCGCCTCCCAGGCGTTCGGCAACACGACCTTCGGCCCGCGCGGGCTTGCGCTCCTCGAGCAGGGCGTGCCGGTCGAGGACGTGATCGCGCGGCTCCTCGAGAGCGACGAAGCAGCGGCGCAGCGCCAGGTCGGCGTGGTGGATGCGCTTGGGGCGTCCGCCGCGTACACGGGCGCCAGGTGCATGGCGTGGGCCGGCCACGAGTCCGGCCCCGGGTTCTCCGCACAGGGCAACATCCTCGTGAGCGAGGCGACGGTCAAGGCCATGGCGGACGCGTTTCGCGCGACGGAGGGCGTTCTGGGCGAGCGCATGATGCGGGCGCTCGAGGCCGGGCAGGAAGCCGGCGGGGACTCGCGGGGCATGCAGTCGGCGGCGATGCTCATCGTACGGGAGAAGGGCGGCTACGGCGGGTACAACGACCGCTACTGCGATCTTCGCGTCGATGACCATGCCGACCCGATCGCGGAGCTGCGCCGCATCTTCAACGTGTGGGAGGAGCAGGCGCTCATCTACGAGGGGTACCGGCTGTGCGACGAGGGCGCGTGGGAAGAGGCCTTCGCGAGAGGGCGCGAGGCCGTGGCGATGAACCCGGAGCTGGGTGAGCCGCGGTACCACCTTGCGTGCTACTACTCGCGGGGGGGACTGCGCGGCGCGGCTCTTGAGGAGCTCGCGCGGGCCGTGGAGCTGGACCCGTCGCTCAAGTCGCGTGCCCTGGAGGACCCGGACTTCGAGCCGCTCCGCGAGGACCCCGGGTTCCTCGAGCTCACGAGGTAG
- a CDS encoding DMT family transporter, with protein sequence MASHAGELLSVLAALIWAFSVVLFRISGRGFSPLSLNVFKNSIATALLAITLAPSARATLPEAPLRDYALLALSGIVGITLADTIFFKSLNLVGAGLSQVIGCCYSPLVVLLSAAFLAERLSIGDLIGAALILSGVLLSAGHEPPPGVTRADIRRGTLLGALAFALMALGVVIAKPVLDRSPVLWSSTVRMAAGVGALLLVVAASPSRRYVWHAFRPSPAWKVAVPASVLGAYLAMIVWIAGIKYTLASTASILNQTSAVFVLPVAALVLKERITLRKLAAVALALGGVATVTLC encoded by the coding sequence GTGGCGTCCCACGCAGGCGAGCTCCTCTCGGTGCTCGCGGCCCTCATCTGGGCGTTCTCGGTCGTCCTCTTCAGGATCAGCGGAAGGGGCTTCTCCCCGCTGTCGCTGAACGTCTTCAAGAACTCGATCGCGACGGCCCTCCTCGCCATCACCCTCGCGCCCTCCGCGCGTGCGACCCTCCCCGAGGCGCCGCTTCGCGACTACGCGCTCCTCGCGCTCAGCGGGATCGTGGGCATCACGCTGGCCGATACGATCTTCTTCAAGAGCCTCAACCTCGTGGGCGCCGGCCTCTCGCAGGTCATAGGGTGTTGCTACAGCCCCCTCGTGGTCCTTCTGTCCGCCGCGTTCCTCGCCGAGCGGCTGTCGATAGGCGATCTCATCGGAGCGGCCCTCATCCTCTCCGGGGTGCTGCTGTCCGCGGGCCACGAGCCTCCGCCCGGCGTGACGAGGGCCGACATCCGCCGGGGAACGCTCCTCGGAGCTCTGGCGTTCGCCCTCATGGCCCTCGGTGTCGTCATCGCCAAGCCGGTGCTCGACCGCTCGCCCGTGCTCTGGTCTTCGACCGTGCGCATGGCCGCCGGCGTGGGCGCCCTCCTGCTCGTCGTCGCCGCTTCCCCGAGCAGACGCTACGTGTGGCATGCCTTTCGGCCGTCACCCGCGTGGAAGGTCGCCGTCCCGGCGTCCGTCCTCGGAGCCTACCTCGCGATGATCGTGTGGATCGCCGGCATCAAGTACACGCTCGCGTCCACGGCATCCATCCTCAACCAGACGAGCGCCGTCTTCGTCCTGCCGGTCGCGGCTCTCGTCCTCAAGGAGCGCATCACGCTCCGCAAGCTCGCCGCAGTGGCGCTCGCCCTCGGGGGCGTCGCGACGGTGACCCTCTGCTGA